A single Cryomorphaceae bacterium DNA region contains:
- a CDS encoding PD40 domain-containing protein, with product MRTRLLFLSFLVCSLVSAQPLERFAFTTQAGVAKRVALFEDGNISFLSPPDLMAESPMIRPGTQDVFYLVTTGSNERAIYSTNAKTKDTKSWSPEGVMEGGMEFSPDGNYLYFVSTRSGSPGVFRRDLRSGNIETIADGPWPEFDPRLSVDGRELLYVEWTDDGYYLHSWNTENRSQRQVLHDSLLISNVRWSKNDYSFVYIRNEAPYWEIREYFPLRDSTFSVRWGVPTMADPVFSPNGEQIFYSMEHDGQWDIFAYRRSSDKHRGIIAGKKDDLKPRFHPSGDWIWYNEKTKDGWRIMKKVIRGKSPRPMINGKEFSCFDAVWFPPEE from the coding sequence ATGCGAACCCGATTACTATTTCTCTCTTTCTTGGTCTGTTCCCTGGTATCGGCACAGCCCCTTGAGCGATTCGCCTTCACCACCCAAGCGGGAGTGGCCAAAAGAGTAGCCTTATTCGAGGATGGAAATATTTCATTCCTCTCACCGCCAGATTTGATGGCAGAATCCCCCATGATTCGTCCGGGCACACAGGATGTGTTCTATCTGGTCACAACTGGATCCAATGAACGGGCGATCTATTCAACCAATGCCAAAACCAAGGACACCAAGAGTTGGAGTCCCGAAGGCGTTATGGAGGGAGGTATGGAATTCTCACCAGATGGAAACTACCTCTATTTTGTAAGCACTCGAAGTGGCAGTCCGGGTGTCTTTCGCAGAGATCTACGATCGGGAAATATCGAGACCATCGCGGACGGTCCTTGGCCTGAATTTGATCCGCGACTCTCCGTAGATGGCCGAGAACTCCTTTATGTGGAGTGGACGGATGATGGGTACTATCTGCATTCATGGAATACGGAGAACAGAAGTCAAAGACAAGTCCTTCACGACAGCTTATTGATCTCCAATGTGCGGTGGTCTAAAAACGACTACTCCTTTGTTTACATCCGAAATGAAGCGCCCTATTGGGAAATCCGAGAATACTTCCCCTTGAGGGATTCAACTTTTAGTGTTCGTTGGGGAGTACCGACGATGGCAGATCCCGTGTTTTCACCCAACGGCGAGCAAATTTTCTACAGCATGGAGCACGATGGTCAATGGGACATCTTCGCCTATCGACGCTCAAGCGACAAACACCGGGGTATCATAGCGGGTAAAAAGGACGATCTGAAACCGAGATTCCATCCTTCAGGGGATTGGATTTGGTACAACGAGAAGACCAAGGACGGTTGGCGCATCATGAAAAAGGTGATTCGAGGAAAGTCCCCGCGTCCCATGATCAACGGGAAAGAGTTCTCCTGTTTCGACGCCGTTTGGTTCCCACCCGAAGAGTAA
- a CDS encoding PD40 domain-containing protein, protein MKNVFALLFCTLLLACGRGPNPVKSQGFPVDVRPHWLVYHSTDSSGVFHIWAYDLAKDSTWPLTSGADWHYHPIRWNDSILAIMGPHQGETKRLALNVRTGKKERLLEGLYDSDMLWPSPNGLMVAGQTQVNDTAQVFLARKDGKRLQWLTSGTAGGVEPSWSPDGLTLLYRSNQDGNPELYLFPLTSAYQRRLTQHDSLDRYAVWHPNGRKIAFASNRHRPGMELYLKDVATGKNRRLTDNDWEKGELSFSPDGRYLAFHARPPKGSYDLYLYDLKSDSILQLTDTPEYDGYPTWVLAK, encoded by the coding sequence ATGAAGAACGTATTTGCCCTTCTTTTCTGTACCCTTCTTTTGGCCTGCGGCCGAGGCCCGAATCCGGTCAAAAGCCAAGGATTCCCTGTTGATGTTCGCCCTCACTGGCTGGTCTACCACAGCACGGATTCCTCAGGAGTATTCCACATCTGGGCTTACGACCTTGCGAAGGACAGTACGTGGCCATTAACTTCAGGGGCAGATTGGCACTACCACCCCATTCGCTGGAACGACAGCATTTTGGCCATCATGGGGCCTCATCAAGGGGAGACCAAACGACTAGCCCTGAATGTACGAACCGGGAAAAAGGAGCGCTTGCTGGAAGGTCTTTACGATAGTGATATGCTCTGGCCTTCTCCGAATGGACTCATGGTTGCTGGACAAACACAAGTCAACGACACGGCCCAGGTATTCTTGGCCCGAAAGGACGGAAAACGTCTTCAGTGGCTGACGTCTGGAACCGCTGGCGGTGTAGAACCCTCCTGGTCTCCCGACGGCCTAACGCTGCTTTATCGTTCCAATCAAGACGGCAATCCCGAACTCTACCTCTTTCCGCTCACCAGCGCATACCAACGTAGATTGACCCAACACGACAGTCTAGATCGGTATGCCGTCTGGCATCCAAACGGCCGTAAGATTGCCTTTGCCAGCAATCGCCATCGGCCCGGAATGGAACTCTACCTCAAAGATGTGGCGACGGGCAAGAATCGGCGCCTCACGGATAATGATTGGGAAAAAGGAGAACTGAGTTTCTCCCCCGATGGCCGATACCTAGCCTTCCACGCCCGCCCGCCCAAAGGTTCCTATGACCTGTACTTGTACGACCTAAAATCGGACAGTATTCTACAACTGACCGATACACCAGAGTACGATGGCTATCCAACCTGGGTTCTGGCCAAATAG
- a CDS encoding DoxX family protein, with translation MKTISTLIRPLPMQNWASDILIFIPRFVGGMLLTIDFGSSKFGVPWSPAENELGFLQVASWFPEDVANFGAPFSWAPVFFAWMAAASETIGGLLLALGVATRLNAFLIACTMLVAIFYQKWGQGTWSMLPAMGFLWLSFYTLVVGSGRLGLDYLISRKWLQDK, from the coding sequence ATGAAAACGATCTCTACACTGATCCGTCCGCTTCCGATGCAAAACTGGGCCTCGGACATCCTCATCTTTATTCCACGATTTGTCGGAGGAATGCTCCTCACTATTGACTTTGGCTCAAGTAAATTTGGGGTTCCCTGGAGCCCGGCAGAAAACGAGCTCGGATTCCTACAAGTAGCCTCTTGGTTTCCTGAAGACGTAGCCAACTTCGGCGCCCCCTTCAGCTGGGCTCCGGTCTTCTTCGCTTGGATGGCTGCCGCTTCAGAAACCATCGGTGGACTTTTGTTGGCCTTAGGGGTCGCCACCCGTCTCAACGCCTTTCTCATTGCCTGCACCATGCTGGTAGCCATCTTTTACCAGAAATGGGGGCAAGGTACCTGGAGCATGCTACCCGCTATGGGCTTTCTGTGGCTCTCGTTTTATACCTTAGTCGTTGGATCAGGTCGCCTCGGATTGGACTATTTAATCTCGCGAAAATGGCTACAAGACAAGTAA
- a CDS encoding helix-turn-helix transcriptional regulator, with the protein MDDALIQKLESIVKAEMADERFGVSELADAVAMSRSHLHRRLSSIIGVSTSQFIRSIRLERGMELLRQDVGNVSEVAYRVGFASNTYFTRCFNEAYGFPPGEARKRGLEEPAKESSFSDKAQISNQEGSKPLVPFFEAFHPSSSEELVREVFVAMAEVKPSLQKFLLVEEDEGEVLDIRLLAYQIIKSYPWVIGVELRRLFSANLLDKLELRYKQLSRTVDRMVEVLSFILTSEWLRCRELGGVQKVDAKALEYGLNPQSREDRVRWIRTLDEVLKKSGQPGFLNEWEDILTPAFYRELEDWSLLKTPDQWFQEAAADSVAQMEQTTVFLLKKCAFLVDYKMVHVSAIEVRKRKFTQARFNHRLRLLNSTDAQFKSMDELAETFSDSGSVLLLRSIKDTGDYLNLSPFIVDTQDAEIGLLRSAGLRSDIYLFQSLSEDSAMYQGANGQAEQDFMKWEHWNDLSLEFNRIKGEAE; encoded by the coding sequence ATGGACGATGCTTTGATTCAAAAGCTCGAAAGTATTGTCAAAGCGGAAATGGCTGATGAGCGATTTGGAGTATCGGAATTGGCCGACGCGGTTGCCATGAGCCGGTCCCATCTTCACCGAAGGCTTTCCAGTATCATAGGTGTCTCTACCAGTCAATTTATACGTTCCATTCGATTAGAGCGAGGCATGGAATTGCTCCGTCAAGACGTAGGGAATGTTAGTGAGGTAGCTTATCGAGTTGGATTTGCCAGCAACACCTATTTCACCAGATGTTTTAATGAGGCGTATGGCTTTCCACCTGGAGAAGCTCGAAAGCGAGGGCTTGAAGAGCCGGCTAAGGAATCTTCCTTCTCGGATAAGGCTCAGATTTCGAATCAAGAAGGATCTAAGCCTCTTGTTCCCTTCTTCGAGGCCTTCCACCCAAGCTCGAGTGAGGAATTGGTCCGAGAAGTATTTGTGGCCATGGCGGAGGTTAAACCATCTCTTCAGAAGTTCTTGTTGGTTGAAGAAGATGAGGGCGAAGTGCTCGATATCCGACTTTTGGCCTATCAGATTATCAAAAGTTACCCTTGGGTTATAGGAGTGGAGTTGCGTCGGTTGTTCTCGGCCAACTTGCTTGACAAACTCGAGTTACGCTACAAACAACTTTCCAGAACGGTTGACCGAATGGTTGAGGTGCTCAGCTTCATCCTCACCTCCGAATGGTTGCGGTGCAGAGAACTCGGGGGCGTTCAAAAAGTAGATGCAAAAGCTCTGGAGTACGGATTAAATCCTCAATCTCGTGAAGACCGAGTTCGTTGGATTCGGACGCTCGATGAAGTCTTGAAAAAATCAGGTCAGCCCGGATTTTTAAATGAATGGGAAGACATTCTCACGCCTGCTTTTTACCGTGAGTTGGAAGATTGGAGCCTACTCAAGACTCCTGATCAATGGTTTCAGGAAGCGGCAGCAGATAGTGTAGCTCAAATGGAGCAGACGACTGTATTCTTGCTTAAGAAGTGCGCCTTCCTAGTCGACTATAAAATGGTGCACGTCAGCGCTATTGAGGTTCGTAAACGAAAATTTACACAGGCGCGATTCAACCACAGACTTCGCCTTTTGAACAGTACGGATGCTCAGTTTAAGTCCATGGATGAGCTGGCCGAAACGTTTTCAGATAGCGGAAGCGTGCTACTGCTGAGGAGTATAAAAGATACCGGTGATTACCTGAATTTGAGCCCATTTATTGTGGATACCCAAGATGCCGAAATCGGCTTGCTGCGATCAGCAGGCCTTCGAAGTGATATATACCTCTTTCAATCCTTGTCAGAAGATTCGGCCATGTATCAAGGGGCCAATGGTCAGGCGGAACAGGATTTTATGAAATGGGAGCATTGGAATGATCTCAGCCTCGAGTTTAACAGAATTAAAGGAGAAGCAGAATGA
- a CDS encoding alpha/beta hydrolase produces MKSSILKYAAFFFSMIFLTVFTSCEKDDQIAPQGVDGSLTQKGATIDPFQNGASSALNELGEVTGQEGPNFVDEIYVNVTSTVYTYGSGTDNTMEVFVSPDNNLAEKPVVILYPGGGFSSHTQLSGLNAFAQELASKGYLAAVSKYSLSADANIDVDDWVYAVQDVRSSIRFVRSQATAWGASTQNIFIGGWSNGGQIAFNHAFMSASETGDFTDPNLQPYVAGRLNALGWDNTDNVGFSSDIKGIIGMNIYTQGVNFVDAGDPALYLVACTDQQFNDGTVTFDTTFTYGGISFNGPEGIYARALHEGYTESKDLVYEVEQWPSPLFTHPNFTTLNRDYWYDMSAFMARNMD; encoded by the coding sequence ATGAAATCTTCAATTCTTAAGTATGCTGCTTTTTTCTTTTCAATGATCTTCTTAACTGTCTTCACTTCTTGTGAGAAAGACGATCAAATTGCTCCTCAAGGAGTAGACGGATCACTAACCCAAAAAGGGGCTACCATTGATCCTTTTCAAAATGGAGCTTCTTCCGCTCTAAATGAGCTTGGAGAAGTAACCGGTCAAGAGGGACCCAACTTTGTAGATGAAATCTATGTAAACGTCACCTCTACAGTTTACACGTACGGATCCGGAACAGACAACACGATGGAAGTCTTTGTGTCTCCGGATAATAACCTCGCAGAAAAACCTGTGGTCATTCTTTATCCTGGTGGTGGATTTTCATCTCATACGCAGTTGAGCGGTCTAAACGCCTTTGCCCAAGAATTAGCCAGTAAGGGTTATTTGGCTGCTGTTTCCAAGTACTCTTTATCTGCGGACGCAAACATTGATGTGGACGACTGGGTATACGCCGTCCAAGATGTCCGCTCATCAATCCGGTTTGTGCGCAGTCAGGCGACAGCTTGGGGCGCCAGCACACAGAATATCTTTATTGGAGGGTGGTCCAACGGAGGGCAAATTGCCTTCAACCACGCCTTTATGAGTGCAAGCGAAACAGGAGACTTCACCGATCCAAATCTTCAGCCTTATGTAGCTGGCCGACTGAACGCCCTTGGATGGGACAACACAGATAATGTCGGGTTCTCTTCAGATATCAAAGGAATCATCGGCATGAACATCTACACGCAAGGAGTCAATTTTGTAGACGCTGGAGATCCCGCACTCTACTTGGTCGCCTGCACCGATCAACAATTCAACGACGGTACCGTCACCTTTGATACCACATTCACCTACGGCGGTATATCCTTCAACGGGCCAGAAGGCATCTATGCGCGTGCGCTTCATGAAGGCTACACAGAAAGCAAGGACCTCGTTTACGAAGTAGAGCAATGGCCTTCTCCGCTTTTCACACATCCAAACTTCACCACCCTAAATCGCGACTACTGGTACGACATGTCCGCATTTATGGCACGAAATATGGACTAA
- a CDS encoding thymidylate synthase: MQQYHDLIKRVLDEGVAKEDRTGTGTTSVFGHQMRFDLSKGFPLVTTKKLHLRSIIHELLWFLKGDSNIAYLKENGVRIWDEWADENGDLGPVYGVQWRSWPTPDGASIDQITQLIHNIKNNPDSRRLIVSAWNVSEIPNMALPPCHTFFQFYVADGKLSCQLYQRSADIFLGVPFNIASYALLTMMVAQVCDLELGDFVHTFGDAHIYSNHMEQVELQISREPRALPTMKINPTVKDIFEFKFEDFELLNYDPWPHIKGVVAV; the protein is encoded by the coding sequence ATGCAGCAGTATCACGACCTCATCAAGCGCGTGCTCGACGAAGGCGTCGCCAAGGAAGACAGAACGGGGACGGGAACCACTTCCGTTTTTGGACACCAAATGCGATTCGATCTTTCGAAGGGGTTTCCGCTGGTGACCACCAAGAAGCTGCATTTGCGGAGTATTATTCACGAGCTCTTGTGGTTTCTCAAAGGGGATAGCAACATCGCCTATCTGAAGGAAAATGGTGTTCGAATCTGGGATGAATGGGCTGATGAGAACGGGGATCTGGGGCCTGTATACGGAGTTCAATGGCGTTCTTGGCCCACGCCTGATGGGGCGTCCATCGATCAAATCACCCAGCTCATCCACAATATCAAGAACAATCCGGACAGCCGACGCCTGATTGTTTCGGCTTGGAATGTGAGCGAGATTCCCAATATGGCGCTCCCTCCCTGCCACACCTTCTTTCAGTTTTACGTAGCGGATGGCAAACTGAGCTGTCAACTGTATCAGCGCTCGGCGGACATCTTCTTGGGTGTACCTTTTAACATCGCTTCGTATGCGCTGTTGACCATGATGGTCGCTCAAGTCTGTGATCTAGAACTGGGCGATTTTGTGCACACCTTCGGTGACGCCCACATCTACAGCAACCACATGGAACAAGTGGAATTGCAAATTAGCCGCGAGCCGCGAGCCTTGCCGACGATGAAGATCAACCCGACGGTCAAGGACATATTCGAGTTCAAGTTTGAAGATTTCGAATTGTTGAACTACGATCCATGGCCGCACATCAAAGGCGTGGTTGCCGTTTAA
- a CDS encoding VIT1/CCC1 transporter family protein gives MEKYHQPQNAFVRRFQDYLGEFVYGGIDGSVTTFAVVAGSVGAGLDTAVIIILGFANLIADGFAMSVGAFLSTKSEIQNYEKHKKIEYWEVDNLPEKERAEIREIYEAKGFEGELLEQVVDVICADRDRWVDVMMKEELEMQEETKSPFAMGAVTFVSFILVGLIPLLVYVYDYAADGLELDLFAWSCVMTGGAFVLIGYLKARVTENDILRSIAETLFLGAAAAILSYVVGNYLERLF, from the coding sequence ATGGAAAAGTACCATCAGCCCCAGAATGCGTTCGTTCGCCGCTTTCAAGATTACTTGGGAGAATTCGTTTATGGCGGTATCGACGGCAGTGTGACCACCTTCGCTGTGGTTGCCGGATCGGTTGGAGCGGGTTTGGATACGGCCGTCATCATCATCCTCGGATTTGCCAACCTCATTGCCGATGGGTTTGCCATGTCCGTGGGTGCATTTCTCAGCACTAAATCGGAGATTCAGAATTACGAGAAGCACAAGAAAATCGAGTATTGGGAAGTGGACAACCTTCCTGAAAAAGAACGGGCTGAAATTCGTGAGATTTATGAAGCGAAGGGATTCGAAGGCGAGTTACTGGAGCAGGTGGTCGATGTGATTTGTGCCGACCGCGACCGATGGGTCGATGTGATGATGAAGGAAGAACTGGAGATGCAAGAGGAAACCAAATCTCCATTTGCCATGGGGGCCGTGACTTTCGTGAGCTTTATACTTGTTGGGCTCATTCCACTGCTGGTGTACGTCTACGACTACGCCGCCGATGGATTGGAATTGGACTTGTTTGCTTGGTCCTGCGTCATGACCGGGGGCGCCTTTGTCCTCATCGGATACTTGAAGGCTCGCGTGACGGAAAATGACATCCTGCGAAGCATTGCTGAGACGCTCTTCCTGGGTGCTGCTGCAGCTATTCTGTCCTACGTTGTCGGAAACTACCTCGAGCGCCTGTTCTAA
- a CDS encoding dihydrofolate reductase gives MILSMIVAASENNAIGKDNQLLWHLPKDLKYFKEMTSGHVIIMGRKTFDSIGKPLPKRRNIVITRREDLVIEGAEIAHDIESAIEMVGEDQEPFVVGGAQVYEQAIHYVNRIYLTRVHAHVNGDTFFPELDPNEWQRVLHESHKKDASHAYNFSFEVWERKKED, from the coding sequence ATGATTCTTTCCATGATCGTCGCCGCTTCTGAGAACAACGCCATCGGCAAAGACAATCAGCTTCTTTGGCATCTGCCCAAGGACCTCAAATACTTCAAGGAAATGACTTCGGGCCACGTGATCATCATGGGCCGAAAAACCTTTGACAGCATTGGCAAACCTCTTCCAAAAAGAAGGAACATCGTCATCACCCGACGCGAGGATCTAGTCATTGAAGGCGCGGAAATCGCACACGACATCGAATCCGCCATTGAGATGGTCGGCGAAGATCAAGAACCGTTTGTGGTGGGTGGAGCACAGGTTTACGAACAGGCTATTCATTACGTGAACCGCATTTACCTTACCCGGGTCCACGCCCACGTCAACGGCGATACCTTCTTTCCAGAACTGGATCCCAACGAATGGCAGCGCGTCTTGCACGAATCGCACAAGAAGGACGCCAGTCATGCGTACAACTTCAGCTTTGAAGTTTGGGAACGGAAGAAAGAGGACTAA
- a CDS encoding ATP-dependent Clp protease proteolytic subunit, which yields MSEFKNLQDQIDARLLGERKVFLWGQVDDRSAKHVIDRLLYLELEAPGKEIQFVINSPGGYVTSGMAIHDTMQQISSPVSTVCAGMAASMGSILLSAGEKGRRFVMPYGRVMIHQPSGGAQGQASDIEIQMKEILKTRDIGAKILADNCGQSMEQILKDFNRDYWMDAEESVAYGIVDGIAEGA from the coding sequence ATGAGTGAATTCAAGAATTTACAAGATCAGATAGACGCACGCCTCTTGGGTGAGCGTAAAGTATTCCTTTGGGGACAGGTCGATGATCGAAGTGCCAAGCACGTGATCGACCGCCTTTTATACCTCGAACTCGAGGCCCCGGGAAAAGAAATCCAATTCGTCATCAACAGTCCTGGGGGATATGTGACCTCAGGAATGGCGATCCACGACACCATGCAGCAAATCTCAAGCCCCGTGAGTACGGTGTGTGCAGGTATGGCGGCATCCATGGGCTCTATTTTGCTGTCCGCTGGAGAAAAGGGCCGTCGTTTTGTGATGCCCTACGGTCGAGTGATGATCCATCAACCGAGCGGAGGAGCGCAAGGACAGGCCTCAGACATCGAAATCCAAATGAAGGAAATCTTGAAGACCCGCGATATCGGTGCCAAAATCTTGGCCGACAATTGCGGTCAGAGCATGGAGCAAATCCTGAAGGATTTCAACCGCGATTATTGGATGGATGCTGAGGAATCAGTGGCCTATGGAATCGTTGACGGAATTGCAGAAGGGGCTTAA
- the clpX gene encoding ATP-dependent Clp protease ATP-binding subunit ClpX produces MKEELSCSFCGRKKSETKILIAGIDAHICDQCIEQAHGILVEELSDSELESVAQEMTLRKPQEIKSFLDEYVIGQDDAKKVLSVAVYNHYKRLLAPSDDEIEVQKSNIIMVGQTGTGKTLLAQTIAKMLNVPFAIVDATILTEAGYVGEDVESIISRLLQAADYDPRKAERGILFIDEIDKIARKSDNPSITRDVSGEGVQQAMLKLLEGSKVNVPPQGGRKHPDQKFVEIDTSNILFVAGGAFDGIDLHIKRRLNTAAIGYGNASQERVDDDNVLQFVAPQDLKSFGLIPELIGRMPVLTHLDPLDASALKRILTEPKNALMKQYHKLFAMDEVDFSYDESAIDFIVEKAVEFKLGARGLRSICEALLVDAMFELPSGEGEQELRLTRDYAEKKISASSLRKLRAAS; encoded by the coding sequence ATGAAAGAAGAATTGAGTTGTTCCTTTTGTGGACGTAAGAAAAGCGAAACCAAGATCTTGATCGCCGGGATCGATGCACACATATGTGATCAATGCATCGAGCAGGCACACGGCATTTTGGTGGAGGAATTGAGCGACAGCGAACTCGAATCGGTGGCTCAAGAAATGACCTTGCGCAAGCCACAGGAGATCAAGTCATTCTTGGACGAGTACGTCATCGGTCAGGATGATGCGAAGAAGGTCCTTTCCGTAGCGGTATACAACCACTACAAACGACTCTTGGCTCCATCGGACGATGAAATCGAAGTCCAAAAATCCAACATCATCATGGTGGGCCAAACAGGGACTGGAAAGACCCTGTTGGCTCAGACCATTGCCAAGATGTTGAATGTTCCTTTCGCCATTGTGGATGCCACCATTTTGACTGAAGCCGGGTATGTGGGAGAAGATGTGGAAAGCATCATTTCCCGATTATTGCAGGCTGCGGATTACGACCCTCGGAAAGCCGAGCGGGGTATCCTGTTCATCGACGAGATCGACAAAATTGCGCGCAAGAGCGATAATCCGTCCATCACACGCGATGTGAGTGGAGAAGGGGTTCAGCAGGCTATGCTTAAGCTGTTGGAAGGCTCTAAGGTCAACGTTCCGCCGCAAGGAGGACGAAAGCATCCAGACCAGAAGTTTGTGGAGATCGATACCAGCAATATTCTCTTCGTAGCCGGAGGGGCATTTGATGGAATCGACTTGCACATCAAGCGCCGCCTGAACACGGCTGCCATTGGTTATGGAAATGCTTCCCAGGAACGAGTTGATGACGATAACGTCTTGCAATTCGTAGCTCCCCAAGATTTGAAGAGCTTTGGTTTGATTCCTGAGCTCATCGGGCGGATGCCTGTGCTGACTCATCTGGATCCGCTCGACGCAAGTGCGTTGAAGCGCATTCTAACCGAGCCTAAGAATGCTCTAATGAAACAGTATCACAAGCTTTTCGCTATGGATGAGGTGGACTTTTCCTACGATGAATCAGCCATTGATTTTATCGTTGAAAAGGCCGTCGAATTCAAGTTGGGGGCTCGTGGACTTCGGAGCATCTGTGAGGCATTGCTCGTGGATGCTATGTTTGAATTGCCCAGCGGTGAAGGTGAGCAAGAGCTTCGCTTGACCCGTGACTATGCAGAAAAGAAAATAAGCGCCAGCAGCTTGAGAAAGTTGCGGGCCGCTTCATAA
- a CDS encoding ATP-dependent Clp protease proteolytic subunit, with the protein MFDNDEFRKYATQHMGVSSLTYDEYVSAATRQMPRGLTPNIIEERQMNAVSMDIFSRLMMDRIIFLGVPINDQVSNIVQGQLLFLQSVDPKKDIQIYLNTPGGGVYAGLGIYDTMQLVAPDVATICTGMAASMGAVLLCAGADGKRSALTHSRVMIHQPLGGAQGQASDIEITAKQILMLKQELYQIIAKHSGQDYDKVYEDGDRDYWMKSDEAKAYGMIDEVLTKAG; encoded by the coding sequence ATGTTTGACAACGACGAGTTTCGCAAATACGCGACACAACATATGGGTGTCAGCAGCTTGACGTACGATGAGTACGTGAGCGCTGCAACCCGCCAAATGCCCCGGGGATTGACCCCGAACATCATCGAAGAGCGCCAAATGAATGCGGTGTCTATGGACATCTTTTCTCGCCTCATGATGGATCGAATCATCTTCCTCGGAGTGCCTATCAATGATCAAGTTTCGAATATCGTTCAGGGACAACTCCTCTTTTTGCAGAGCGTTGACCCCAAAAAGGATATTCAAATCTATCTGAACACGCCGGGTGGTGGCGTTTATGCCGGATTGGGCATCTACGATACCATGCAGTTGGTTGCCCCTGACGTGGCGACCATTTGTACCGGGATGGCGGCTTCTATGGGAGCTGTCTTGCTCTGCGCCGGTGCTGACGGGAAGAGATCAGCCCTGACCCATAGTCGGGTGATGATTCACCAACCTCTGGGCGGTGCTCAAGGGCAGGCCTCAGATATTGAAATTACCGCGAAGCAGATCTTGATGCTCAAGCAAGAGCTCTATCAGATCATCGCTAAGCACAGCGGTCAGGATTACGATAAAGTCTATGAAGATGGAGACCGGGATTACTGGATGAAGTCGGATGAGGCCAAAGCGTATGGTATGATCGATGAAGTATTGACCAAAGCAGGATGA